In Gigantopelta aegis isolate Gae_Host chromosome 2, Gae_host_genome, whole genome shotgun sequence, the sequence AAgtcatttacacacacacacacacacacacatatatatatatatatatatatatatatatatatagataaataaaacaaaagttaagtttgcagtgttcgagattaacggtatcccaatatcccggggataccagaagttaattttggataccagacttcaagaacccagtatcccaccgggatgccatataatactaaattctcaggtgggataccagattttgaaatgttagtatccaactgggatactggccaaaaaatttaatctcgaacactggtttGATGACTCAGTTGTTGTTTAGTTtattcgaatattcgctcgTCATTTCTatcgaatattcgaataccatAATATTCAGGCCGAAAACCGAACACTACTTTATAACTTGTAAATCCTTCACAGCAtccatggatttttttttttttttttttttttaaatcatttcaatttcatttgacacaaaaagaaaacaacacgAAATGCccataaacaaaaaacccacactattTAAAAGTcagaaccaaattgttaacaattacaataaattattctccttcctttaattactgttaaattTCCCTCAAATTTAGTCCAGACACAGCAGGATAAatccgatatcttaagacagtaataAAGTATTTCTTTCATCCTGCAATCCTGGGGTTTAGtaggaaaatcattatttattccatttttgtgtcaGCAAATTGAGTATCGTCAACCTAGCcaggcttttgccgtatgacgtcatacaagatatatgacgttattttttttttgtaagacgctagctacattcgGTCACGTTCAAAAatcgtttctaaactctaattcataataaatatacaagttttgtattgttatcactaaacaaaaagttatttgtatttactgtacttaaacaaatgattttaaaagtatgtttattaaaaatatagtcTGAAACACTCAAGTGAgttgggcttatgtcacgtgacctatttTGTGGTCAGTGACCAAAAGAGACcaagagatttatctagtcataatatcttgccaatgtatacagtaattgcgggataaatttaaaaacccaaacaaacaaaaaacacaatcggttcagaaataaggGCGTGACATAATTTAAAAACGTCATAACAAGCACAATCGTCATGACGTCAGATTAGTTATGTCACATAATTCGGAGGCTTCCACCCCTCtagaagagtattccataaaaagaagaagcaaaatGGCGTTGAAACGTTGAAAAAGTACATGCTTTTCGTCCATATATAATAGTATGTGAAAGCTGtgtaattgtaatgttttttttttttttcactatttgTGTCTGGACGCTAATTAAATGTAGGAGaataatttatcgtagttgttaactaTGTTGTTAGGACTTTATTAATCGGTAGTGTAACTGAAGTACTACAGGGCTCGAACGAAGTAGTAAactatggcctgctgttatgtTTTCAAACTAGCAGACCCGCAGCAGAAATGGCCTGCTAGAAATAGGACTGCTTGTCCTTTAAGATACAGTGCGTAgacaattaaatgtattttagagcattatgaaattaaaatataataaaatattgagctaaatagcagatgaCATAATCGTGCGTAAATATGTCTCTTGAAAAACGACCTGTAATTTTTGTCGGTTTTAGCAggtgatttttttatttcacctgtTAAGTCCgaataacattgttaactacgataaattactctcctacctttaagtACGATTTGATTTCCCCCGCATTGTGTCctgacagaaatcttgaaaccccccaaacattacaataacacagattCCACGTACTAGATGATAACGATGTCAcctgtatcgacttcgctgagattgcCTAGgtacccccccccaaaaaaaaaaaaacctctccacaacacccccccccccccaaaaaaaaacaacaaacaaacaaacaaacaaacaaaaaaaacaaaaaaaacaacacaacacaacaaaaacaccccgtaattttgtgccggctacCATTTTGCCTTTTATGGAACACTCTctaagaggggtgaaaggatgtgacgtaatctaacaacgtcagaACACGCCTGGTATAAAAGCAATcgtgatttcatattaattacgTCACGTACTTCAGCGCCTTCCACCCCTTAttaaagagtattccataaaaaaaaaagagtaaaaagtTAGACGGCGAAAAATTGCATGTTTTTCCCCCCCTAGATCTTAGCATAGTCGAGAGAGGTAACATATTTATCATCTagtatacaaaatatatgtcattgtgatcttttttttctaatgttttttttttttttgaatatgAATAAAATCTATCGGTAAATTAAAGATAGGAGAATAATTTATCGTAGacgttaacaatgtggttcggacttttcttattcgttttgttttgttttttaggtcTAAAAAATTAATTGCTTTTCGATAGccgctatttcgagccctgtacaGATTATTAAATAACCTACAACGTTTCGTTCGTTTCGTGTTTTACAAActgaaaaatgttttgtaattcaCTGCATGGAACAGATTTTCTGTAGATGTCAGGAATAGACTCCTCTCGCCTGTGGTCATAACTGTTACTTTCACACATTTTCACATCCATGTCGACCGAAAGAACCGCATACGGATCTCTAGGGACGGGTAAACTCAAATTCATGAAGATACCTTTTCGTAGTGGAAACACAATCGACTTGTTATAGAGTGTCGATTTTGTGGAATCTGGATCAGAATCCCAAATATGAGTGTCATTTTCCTTGTAGAAACTGATGTCTAAAAATGGCCATTTCCAGCTTTTGGTTTTTATTGATTCGCAATGAGAAGAGTAAAATTTCCAGCGAATCCTCATTGACGTATCCAGAAAAAAGAAGGGTTCTTGGCCAGACAACGCTAAGTGGAGCGCCTTCTGCTGCCCGAATGGAACAAGAACATCCACGTCGTCGTCCCAGGGAACAATTCCGTGATGACGGTACGAACCCAGCAGACTGCCCGCGTACAGGAAATACGTCACGCGGGCAGCTTCCATCGTTGCTGCAAATCGTTGTAATATCATCTCTGTCACCGACAGGTCACGTTCATTCATTTTCCTGGAAAACGGTTCCCAATGATCACTGACCACGGTATGCTGTCTAAATAGCCCATAACCAAACATGCACGACAAAAACAACGTGGTTGTTAGAAGCAGGAAGAACAAATGAAACTTCTTCAtgtatgttttttctttctgaacAAATTAGTTCAACAAAAGTACCGGaactataaaataatgttaatgcGCCGTAAACACCTTTTAACGCACTCgtaattcttaaaaaaaaagaaaaaagacaaagaaattaatatgaaaaaacatttttgttgatcTTTGaccaacaaaattaaacaaattagttACTCCAGTATCTACGGctaatactactaccaccaaaaaacaaacaaaaccaacaacaaaaaataaataaaaacaaaacaaacaacaacaacaacaacaaaacaaatccaccatacaaacaataataataattttgcgTAACGCtcgatggggtgggtgggtgtaggtcctaACGTTATGTAGCTTTACAGGGGGTGGGTTTGTGTATTTAATAGTGTTACGTAACGctctttattattacattttttattactaaaatcttttattttgttttgtttttcataaacgCTCTGTCACAGCGACAATGTTTAACGTAGGTAGTAGGGCCCTATAGATAGGcgtatacacacaatatataagGATTACAAGTCGAGATGAAATGCGTATAGATCTGCGCTTTCCCAAATAGCAAGCAGTACGTTAGAATTATATTACACCCATCGCATGACTTGTTAGTTTCCCCAATAGAACGAGGTGTGCGTCTccaagcgttacgtaatatatTAGAGAtgtatggtctagcgttacaggggaggggagggagggtgtctaattttgacaaaaatagcattacctaatatttgaacggcccctgtaatgtatttataagaacatgtatgatttatagaaaatacatgtaccactaTTTCTAGACAATCCTAATTATGTTGTTTtgattttcaatataaaattagttccatCTTTATTGAATGCATTCTACATGGCTGCACCTTCTTCCCAAAATCCTTTGCTTTGGCTTTTTTTTGGATCACATATTTCCTGCAAAGAcgcatttattgtatttaaatcgtaatataataattttagcaATTCAGATGATTGTGTGCGCGCGAAAGAAAGACAGGTATATGAGCGCGCGAAAGAAAGAGAggtatatgagagagagagagagagagagagagagagagagagagagagagagagagagagagagagagagagagagagagagagagagagagagggggggggggagatggaTCGATATATTTTCCACATTACATACCGTTGCGTAAGAGCTAAAAGGTCGTAAGTGGCAGATACGACCTAAAACGTCTTTTTGGCATATTCGGAATCGCCATCCCCCATTACAAATTGTCACAAAAAATCGTAGCTGTGTTCTAATTGCATCGCTTatacagaaggatttaaatggtcgtaagtgaatcacagataccaatttgcacgaaaatagacgtaactgacacatacgactttcctccgatttgcttgctgcccattatgtgaacacgactggtcgtgtgtggtagatacaccctttttaaatacagttcgttatataattatgtcggACATAGGTTGTATGTGCCAAATACGACACATATGTATTCTTTGTTATCGGtcaaatttttattacaaatttattacaaatgcgaagtacaatagagcatacattatgtcaatatttttatatgcttgaatcctaaaaataatatgacttttgCAGTGTTCCAGATTAAAATGTTTGGgtagtatcccagttggatactagcatttcaaaatctggtatcccacctgagatttagtatcccacttaaatgaaattcataaataacatcgtaacaaacttggacttaactgttacttaacttcatcagtaaatgacaactttcattgtttcagcgaaaaataaaaacgcaggattaaaaaccccaaacaacaacattatatggtatcccaaagggatactgggttattgaagtctggtatccaaaattaaattctggtattcCCGGGATATtcggatactgttaatctcgaacactgtttttgtcgttgtgagagcccggtctatttaagaaaaacatttggtactgcatgcaacgaaccatttggcaacagacaagaatggtgtctgtatatataaataggaattgcagtaacattaatgtttgtatagtttgctattttatgtgcaccataattataataatgaacatgttttggtgaaatttcttgaaaaacaaatatctattttgaaatgtttttaattgatgcaaagtttccaacatgtaatttgtatctgtagatgcaattttaattcataataatgttgtatgtggcatatacgaccaaagtgtaagcataatcacactgattttggatgtacatgcatttaattatatgttacggTGATCAAGTTCCGCCTTTCAGCTGCCTTTGAAGATCTACAAGGATTGCCCTAATGTAGGTattatggattaacaatattgcacatacaaacgTCATTGTACGTTAtcgaagacaaaatccagtaaCAGACGACAGTGTAATCAGACGTAAGGTTAAAAAGCGAATAAAGTGAAGGTGGCCTCAACATAACGATAGCAAGATCTATGAActttgattaactttacagttaacaaatatttgcaacagaatatCCCTGTCCTGAGTCAGACACCCGAtgctatcggaggccggactctggataggcgtgttcgaaaccctagtggtatatggattATGGatacgttaaaccagttactaagctaagctaagcaacagaatgttgaacgtgaacatgacacaacacacacacaccaaaacattagcacaacatagcacgcacaacagaagctgaacatgGCATAGCACACACAAAATAAGCTGAACATGATATAGCACACACATCAGgacatgaacataacatagctcacacaacaggacatgaacatgatatatgaatgaatgaatgaatgtttaacgacaccccagcacatcggctattgggtgtcaaactatggtaatgcaaataaataaagtgatgatcaacatcaatataaaaattcaaggtttaaacaaaaacagtgtaaagaactgtgcaaaaatacaaatacaaatatcacagaattttacggacaccgaattttactctaaacttcaatttgtgctgtattggccattctcaaagagaatgttacacccctgcaccacgatgaggttacagcacgtgcaggggtgaacatgatatatagcatacacaacagaacttggcacATCAATGACAACAAGACCTGAATATAACACagcaaaaagctgaacatgagaaaataatcaccCTAGAAAATTAACGTGACATAGCACTTgcgacagtttatttgtttgttttgtttaacaacaccactagagcacattgattaattaatcatcgactattggatgtcaaacatttggtaattgtgacttatggtcattagaggaaacccgctacatttttcctaatgcagcaagggatcttttatatgtacttccccacagacagaacagcacataccacggcctttatccagtcacttgcgacagaacctgaacatgacatagcactcacaacagaacctgaacataatagagaactcacaacaaaacctgaacatgacgtgacacacacaacagaacctgaagaagaacatgacagaacacacatacaacatatcATGATcttgacatagcacacacatgagaacttgaacatgacatatcactcacaacagacgcagaaaataatttagcacacacaacagacacCGGAGGATTGGACACTGAACACTCAACAAATCACGGAGAGAACACTGCACATAACATAGTCTGGggatatcactgaacacacatcttatataacctggagagatctttgaacacagtagaacctgaagagatcactgaacacaatagaacctggagagatcactgaacacataaCAGAACCTGAAAAGATCACTggactcacaacagaacctggaaagatcatcgaacacacaataaaacctggagagatcactgaacacacaacagaacctggagagatcactgaacacacatcataaccTGCAGAGATCAatgaacacacatcataaccTGCAGAGATCAatgaacacacaacaaaacctgGAGAGATTTCTGAACGCACAATAGaacttggagagatcactgaacacacaacagaacccggagagtacacccaacacacaacagaaccttgAACGATCACTGGACACcacataacctggagagatctctgaacacactagaacctggagagatcactggacacacaacagaatctggagagatcactaacacacattataatctggagagatcactggacacacaacaaaatccggagagatcaccaaatacacaacaataccaggagtgtgcactgaacacacaacagaacccggagagtacacccagAAGCTGTAGGGTTTACTGTTcactcaatataacctggagagaatcCCGTATACTCAACAGGTGGACATGGTATAGTGTTCACTACTTCtggatttgatattcagtacacaccctcataggaaatgtaaaccctatatcctttgaatgagcttcacttgaaccaggtgtatcccaaaccaataagctgctaaacatagtttcttcattaaaCGCGCAttctcacagatggttgacctaattattgacctaacaaggtattatatgacaatatatacatttgatttgtacctaaaagtattttattgaaccatctatataaccaccatatcacacttattattgatattttataaaaaataattgaactatgggtacggtccataattctgagaaaaataacggctatttggagagcagaggtgtgacgtattattttgagtcacgtgacgggcattccccgaataaccgcagtgtcaaaacaatttaccaaactcgtgtaacgagaacgcttgaccgttctctgcgacgtagggtaaatagaaaaacaacacaatgaaaataagttattaaaaaataataaaaacatgtactgaatgataataagctgatacattaatttattttagtaacagaagcatgttaaacgtcgacaatcccgactagttaggcctttgcatctataggtaaatttatcgttagtcgtacgcgaaaaactctaaacatctggatcatgaacaccttcattttccaccttgtcaaattcattattatgcaaaatacGCCATAACAGCTGACATGAGATAggaaatgttacatttttaaagaatactctgaactagacggtgtttatatacgatgtgactatatataggAAGGCCGTGTAcatagcctccactaacgagggctggctataatcacagcaaatatatatatatatatgtatttgattgatccatattaccgaaccatctgaaacaggaggaatacatactaattactgtacgaacagtgcattttccgAACAGGGGAGGGTGTGGGCGAGTATATGAATTTAACGGAcacttttgtgtacgttttccatagatatatgaatagcgtcacATTGTCCCTACaatactaacaaaatatttattataaataaataaataaataataataataataataataataataataataataataataataataataataataataataataataataatgaataaataaataaataaataaataaataaatcaaaatgacaATTACAAATGatcagctgctgaggtagattaaccgaaagagaaactaactacggacagtacataAACTatcaacagggcttgaacttaataatttttcactgattgcaattttgaggctgcttacgtaaaaaaaaaaaaaaaaaaaattaaagttaattttacagcaaataaatatgactaaaaggttattttgctgtatttagtcacatttcaaatgctaaAAATTCAAGGggcaataaaacacaaaatacttttttttataggctactagtaaagctgagaccacgcccgggtccccctctaaatttatgtaatctTTCTGTAACAaccaccccaccgcgacgtgattttaccaacattataatacatgtaataataataataataataataataataataatactacacaatactactactactactactactactactactactactactactactactactactattattattattattagcctacctTTTTGAggtggaggggcggtgttttatctggaggagttttggctataaaaatgcaagattaacgtgcgtgcacacacgcacagacgGCAGACTGAACTtatccctgcacgtagaactggattcaactgggtcaAGTAATAagtagccaacctttggacgacaaaacatgcaacagtacactggatgttttttttacGCTGTTATTAAAACCGAAATAgcactttgcgaaccagtcaaaataatttgcacacgcgcatgataataataataataaatggtgagttcatgttccgactttttattattttatttcagcgtattcgcggttattttcatcatgaaataaattttttttttattatttgccatgtatatagccggccctcatttgccaagtctctacacacggcgatcgtttatataaaatccaaaaatacattatacggttgtcgcatatatagcctcatcactacgagtctgttttcccgtattttaaatgtctcatttaaagaagagttccaaattttaa encodes:
- the LOC121383960 gene encoding uncharacterized protein LOC121383960, which gives rise to MKKFHLFFLLLTTTLFLSCMFGYGLFRQHTVVSDHWEPFSRKMNERDLSVTEMILQRFAATMEAARVTYFLYAGSLLGSYRHHGIVPWDDDVDVLVPFGQQKALHLALSGQEPFFFLDTSMRIRWKFYSSHCESIKTKSWKWPFLDISFYKENDTHIWDSDPDSTKSTLYNKSIVFPLRKGIFMNLSLPVPRDPYAVLSVDMDVKMCESNSYDHRREESIPDIYRKSVPCSELQNIFQFVKHETNETL